One stretch of Halapricum desulfuricans DNA includes these proteins:
- a CDS encoding chemotaxis protein CheC, giving the protein MPLLIDIRKLRIINTLMKRGTENVTRSLSSLADVDADVEITSLSFVEPSDIAAEIGTDEIYSASIDLREPPYGVFLLTFPPATAAEMATLMTGSPVEGEFNRLQKSALQEMCNILTSGFIDGMANTLGTTIDMETPKLEYSNGATVAEETLSHVRRDALSIVLDSMIDVAEEDAAFKIRIFLVPDPGSFVNLLDHLSVDEISDRTESAGSL; this is encoded by the coding sequence ATGCCGCTGCTGATCGACATCCGGAAGCTCCGGATTATCAATACGCTGATGAAACGCGGGACGGAGAACGTCACGCGATCGCTGTCGTCGCTGGCCGACGTCGACGCGGACGTCGAGATCACGAGCCTCTCGTTCGTCGAGCCCAGCGACATCGCCGCCGAGATCGGCACCGACGAGATCTACAGCGCGTCGATCGACCTCCGGGAGCCCCCCTACGGCGTCTTCCTGCTCACGTTCCCGCCCGCCACGGCCGCGGAGATGGCGACGCTGATGACCGGATCGCCCGTCGAAGGCGAGTTCAACCGACTCCAGAAGAGCGCCCTCCAGGAGATGTGTAACATACTCACGTCGGGATTCATCGACGGGATGGCGAACACGCTGGGGACGACTATTGACATGGAGACTCCGAAACTCGAGTATTCGAACGGCGCGACCGTCGCCGAGGAGACCCTCTCGCACGTCCGGCGGGACGCGCTCTCGATCGTCCTCGACTCGATGATCGACGTCGCCGAGGAGGACGCCGCGTTCAAGATCCGGATCTTCCTGGTCCCCGATCCCGGATCGTTCGTCAACCTGCTCGATCACCTCAGCGTCGATGAGATCTCCGATCGGACCGAGTCCGCCGGTTCGCTGTGA
- a CDS encoding transporter has product MDPELAGLYALHVLFAGLWTGAVVFVTWAVLPLARDGDLDAQPLESIAGRVKRLSRISAVLLALTGVRMAMVLDYTETTVLFETTRGYLLVGMVTLWLVLMGVVEVGASKLADGTGRRKVREPARNARPFFLGATVVAALLLVDAGLLAAGTL; this is encoded by the coding sequence ATGGATCCTGAACTCGCCGGGCTATACGCGTTGCACGTGCTGTTTGCCGGGCTCTGGACCGGCGCTGTCGTCTTCGTGACGTGGGCCGTCCTGCCGCTCGCTCGCGACGGTGACCTCGACGCACAGCCGCTCGAATCGATCGCCGGCCGGGTGAAACGTCTCTCGCGGATCAGCGCCGTCCTGCTTGCGTTGACCGGTGTCCGGATGGCGATGGTACTCGACTATACCGAGACGACCGTCCTTTTCGAGACGACGCGCGGATATCTGCTGGTCGGGATGGTCACCCTCTGGCTGGTGCTGATGGGGGTCGTCGAGGTCGGCGCGAGCAAGCTGGCCGACGGGACCGGCCGCCGGAAGGTCCGCGAGCCGGCGCGCAACGCCCGTCCGTTCTTCCTCGGGGCGACGGTCGTCGCCGCGCTGTTGCTCGTCGACGCCGGCCTGCTGGCTGCCGGGACGCTGTAA
- a CDS encoding AbrB/MazE/SpoVT family DNA-binding domain-containing protein, protein MSESTRITKKGQTTIPKDLREKYDLEPGDEVIWMDTDDGIVVKKRTRTSGRGMLVPDDTAEEKRQEIAEELGQRIRNRWDRNYEET, encoded by the coding sequence ATGAGCGAGTCCACCCGCATCACGAAAAAAGGTCAGACGACGATCCCCAAGGACCTTCGCGAGAAGTACGACCTGGAGCCGGGTGACGAGGTCATCTGGATGGACACCGACGACGGCATCGTCGTCAAGAAGCGCACGCGGACCAGCGGGCGCGGGATGCTCGTTCCCGACGATACTGCCGAGGAGAAGCGCCAGGAAATCGCCGAGGAGTTGGGACAGCGTATCCGAAACCGTTGGGACCGCAACTACGAGGAGACCTGA